The proteins below are encoded in one region of Festucalex cinctus isolate MCC-2025b chromosome 2, RoL_Fcin_1.0, whole genome shotgun sequence:
- the apex2 gene encoding DNA-(apurinic or apyrimidinic site) endonuclease 2 isoform X1 — translation MKVVTWNINGIRTFRCGIKKTLDALDADIICVQETKVTRDLLDERTAVVDGYNSYFSFSRGRSGYSGVATYCKDSATPFAAEEGLTGLLTNHAGAVGCYGHHSEFTDEELQLLDNEGRAVITQHRVQCSEKIQSVTVINVYCPRADPEKPERKQFKLQFYKLLQARAEAMLKNGSSVIVLGDVNTSHRPIDHCDPNEIDDFEDNPGRKWLNSFLSDDNVSPSADFPHSGKFVDTFRFFHPTRTGAFTCWSTLTGARRTNYGTRIDYIFADNRLAKEQFVAADIMPEVEGSDHCPVWGSLRCSLLPNSKPPSLATCYLPEFAGKQQKLSRFLVKVDQKSCRSESKGALPGSQEEAERRENINVTGTKRIMRTESVNQTSKKSKTAKTSSKPQGNLLAFFKPKNEKALGSSENSLKSSPIRDERAPHVSSELHNATEDPTTQGEHLSAQTCNARGDKGASFGFWKSVLHGPPPRPACKVHGEPCVLRTVKKDGPNVGRQFFVCARPQGHAANPEARCNFFAWVDRGK, via the exons ATGAAGGTAGTCACCTGGAATATAAATGGTATACGGACGTTCAGGTGTGGAATCAAAAAGACGCTCGATGCACTGGACGCGGATATTATTTGCGTGCAGGAGACCAAAGTGACAA GAGACCTGCTCGATGAGAGAACTGCTGTCGTTGATGGCTATAACTCCTATTTCAGCTTCAGTCGAGGACGCAGTGGCTACTCAG GTGTCGCTACATATTGTAAGGACAGTGCTACACCTTTTGCTGCTGAGGAGGGTCTCACTGGTCTGTTGACCAATCATGCGGGGGCTGTTGGTTGCTATGGTCACCATTCCGAGTTTACAGATGAGGAGCTGCAGCTATTGGACAACGAAGGGCGAGCTGTCATCACGCAACACAGAGTTCA GTGTTCGGAAAAAATCCAAAGTGTTACTGTGATAAATGTTTACTGTCCGCGAGCTGACCCGGAAAAGCCAGAGCGAAAACAGTTCAAATTGCAGTTCTACAAGCTACTTCAGGCTCGAGCTGAGGCTATGCTGAAGAACGGGAG cTCTGTAATCGTTTTAGGGGATGTAAATACCTCTCATCGACCAATAGACCACTGTGACCCAAATGAAATT GACGACTTTGAGGACAACCCTGGCAGGAAATGGCTGAACAGCTTTTTAAGTGACGACAATGTGTCGCCGTCGGCAGATTTCCCCCACAGTGGAAAGTTTGTCGACACATTTCGCTTTTTCCACCCCACTCGTACCGGCGCCTTCACGTGCTGGTCCACTCTCACGGGGGCTCGCCGCACCAACTACGGCACGCGCATCGACTACATCTTCGCTGACAATCGGCTTGCGAAGGAGCAGTTTGTGGCAGCCGACATCATGCCGGAGGTGGAGGGCTCGGATCACTGTCCCGTGTGGGGTTCGCTCCGGTGCTCTCTGCTGCCCAACTCGAAGCCGCCCTCTCTCGCTACCTGCTACCTGCCAGAGTTTGCCGGCAAGCAGCAGAAACTTTCACGCTTTCTTGTTAAGGTGGACCAAAAGTCATGTCGGAGCGAGTCGAAGGGGGCGCTTCCCGGATCTCAGGAAGAAGCTGAAAGGAGGGAAAATATAAATGTCACAGGCACAAAGAGAATCATGAGGACAGAATCTGTAAACCAGACGAGCAAAAAGAGCAAAACAGCTAAGACTTCTTCAAAACCACAGGGCAACCTTCTTGCCttttttaaacccaaaaatgaaaaagcacTTGGTTCCTCAGAGAATTCCCTCAAATCGTCCCCAATACGGGATGAGCGTGCACCGCATGTCTCCTCAGAGCTCCACAACGCCACGGAAGACCCGACGACACAAGGTGAACATTTGAGCGCACAAACGTGCAACGCACGTGGCGACAAAGGAGCATCTTTCGGATTTTGGAAGTCCGTCCTTCACGGCCCGCCCCCGCGGCCCGCCTGCAAGGTTCACGGTGAACCCTGCGTGCTGCGCACCGTCAAGAAGGACGGGCCCAACGTGGGCCGGCAGTTCTTTGTGTGCGCTCGCCCGCAAGGCCATGCTGCCAACCCAGAGGCTCGCTGTAACTTCTTTGCGTGGGTTGACAGGGgcaagtga
- the apex2 gene encoding DNA-(apurinic or apyrimidinic site) endonuclease 2 isoform X2, producing the protein MRGLLVAMVTIPSLQMRSCSYWTTKGELSSRNTECSEKIQSVTVINVYCPRADPEKPERKQFKLQFYKLLQARAEAMLKNGSSVIVLGDVNTSHRPIDHCDPNEIDDFEDNPGRKWLNSFLSDDNVSPSADFPHSGKFVDTFRFFHPTRTGAFTCWSTLTGARRTNYGTRIDYIFADNRLAKEQFVAADIMPEVEGSDHCPVWGSLRCSLLPNSKPPSLATCYLPEFAGKQQKLSRFLVKVDQKSCRSESKGALPGSQEEAERRENINVTGTKRIMRTESVNQTSKKSKTAKTSSKPQGNLLAFFKPKNEKALGSSENSLKSSPIRDERAPHVSSELHNATEDPTTQGEHLSAQTCNARGDKGASFGFWKSVLHGPPPRPACKVHGEPCVLRTVKKDGPNVGRQFFVCARPQGHAANPEARCNFFAWVDRGK; encoded by the exons ATGCGGGGGCTGTTGGTTGCTATGGTCACCATTCCGAGTTTACAGATGAGGAGCTGCAGCTATTGGACAACGAAGGGCGAGCTGTCATCACGCAACACAGA GTGTTCGGAAAAAATCCAAAGTGTTACTGTGATAAATGTTTACTGTCCGCGAGCTGACCCGGAAAAGCCAGAGCGAAAACAGTTCAAATTGCAGTTCTACAAGCTACTTCAGGCTCGAGCTGAGGCTATGCTGAAGAACGGGAG cTCTGTAATCGTTTTAGGGGATGTAAATACCTCTCATCGACCAATAGACCACTGTGACCCAAATGAAATT GACGACTTTGAGGACAACCCTGGCAGGAAATGGCTGAACAGCTTTTTAAGTGACGACAATGTGTCGCCGTCGGCAGATTTCCCCCACAGTGGAAAGTTTGTCGACACATTTCGCTTTTTCCACCCCACTCGTACCGGCGCCTTCACGTGCTGGTCCACTCTCACGGGGGCTCGCCGCACCAACTACGGCACGCGCATCGACTACATCTTCGCTGACAATCGGCTTGCGAAGGAGCAGTTTGTGGCAGCCGACATCATGCCGGAGGTGGAGGGCTCGGATCACTGTCCCGTGTGGGGTTCGCTCCGGTGCTCTCTGCTGCCCAACTCGAAGCCGCCCTCTCTCGCTACCTGCTACCTGCCAGAGTTTGCCGGCAAGCAGCAGAAACTTTCACGCTTTCTTGTTAAGGTGGACCAAAAGTCATGTCGGAGCGAGTCGAAGGGGGCGCTTCCCGGATCTCAGGAAGAAGCTGAAAGGAGGGAAAATATAAATGTCACAGGCACAAAGAGAATCATGAGGACAGAATCTGTAAACCAGACGAGCAAAAAGAGCAAAACAGCTAAGACTTCTTCAAAACCACAGGGCAACCTTCTTGCCttttttaaacccaaaaatgaaaaagcacTTGGTTCCTCAGAGAATTCCCTCAAATCGTCCCCAATACGGGATGAGCGTGCACCGCATGTCTCCTCAGAGCTCCACAACGCCACGGAAGACCCGACGACACAAGGTGAACATTTGAGCGCACAAACGTGCAACGCACGTGGCGACAAAGGAGCATCTTTCGGATTTTGGAAGTCCGTCCTTCACGGCCCGCCCCCGCGGCCCGCCTGCAAGGTTCACGGTGAACCCTGCGTGCTGCGCACCGTCAAGAAGGACGGGCCCAACGTGGGCCGGCAGTTCTTTGTGTGCGCTCGCCCGCAAGGCCATGCTGCCAACCCAGAGGCTCGCTGTAACTTCTTTGCGTGGGTTGACAGGGgcaagtga
- the LOC144013975 gene encoding sodium-coupled neutral amino acid transporter 3-like, producing the protein MELQKMNGHSREDGFDGLDAMAEHEEFLPHKAGAKKETHFTDFEGKTSFGMSIFNLSNAIMGSGILGLAFAMSNTGILLFIILLVFIAILSAYSIHLLLRCAGVVGIRAYEQLGNRAFGPPGKILAGSIITVHNIGAMSSYLFIVKSELPLVIQAFLGKHANTGEWFLNGNYLIIIVSAAIILPLALMKQLGYLGLTSGFSLSCMVFFLISVIYKKFNILCPLEDSDNTTSIADNYTITEVAEDFCDAKLFTMNSQTAYTIPILAFAFVCHPEVLPIYTELRDATKKRMQNVANISILAMFIMYLLTALFGYLTFYGAVESELLHTYIRVDPLDVLILCVRLAVLVAVTLTVPVVLFPIRRAILQILCPDKPFHWARHIAIALFLLILVNLLVIFVPSIRDIFGLIGATSAPSLIFILPGIFYIRIVPAEQEPFLSRPKIQAACFAALGFIFMVVSLSFICIDWVSGEKRSGGGH; encoded by the exons ATGGAgcttcagaaaatgaatggacaCAGTCGGGAAGATGG CTTCGATGGGCTGGATGCCATGGCTGAACATGAGGAATTTCTCCCGCATAAAGCTGGTGCTAAAAAAGAAACCCACTTCACAGAT TTCGAAGGGAAGACTTCATTCGGGATGTCCATTTTCAACCTCAGCAACGCCATCATGGGCAGCGGAATTCTGGGATTGGCTTTTGCCATGTCCAACACCGGAATCCTTCTTTTTAT AATTCTGTTGGTGTTCATTGCTATTTTGTCCGCGTATTCAATCCACCTACTGCTGAGATGTGCGGGAGTTGTTG GCATCCGAGCGTATGAGCAACTCGGCAACAGAGCTTTCGGCCCACCGGGAAAAATTCTGGCGGGGAGCATCATCACAGTACACAACATCGGAG CAATGTCCAGCTATCTCTTCATCGTCAAGTCAGAGCTCCCACTGGTTATTCAGgcttttcttggcaaacatgcAAACACGGG AGAGTGGTTCTTGAATGGAAACTACTTGATCATCATTGTTAGCGCTGCCATCATCCTTCCTCTTGCACTCATGAAACAACTTG GTTATCTGGGGCTTACAAGTGGCTTCTCTCTTTCTTGCATGGTGTTCTTCCTCATTTCG GTAATCTATAAGAAATTCAACATCCTTTGTCCGCTGGAGGACAGTGACAACACAACCTCGATTGCTGACAACTACACAATCACAGAAGTTGCGGAAGACTTTTGTGACGCCAAGCTATTCACCATGAACTCACAG ACGGCATATACCATCCCAATTCTGGCTTTTGCGTTTGTCTGCCACCCCGAGGTGCTGCCCATCTACACAGAGCTACGAGA TGCCACCAAGAAACGTATGCAGAATGTTGCCAACATTTCCATCTTGGCCATGTTCATCATGTACCTGCTGACGGCACTTTTTGGATACCTCACCTTCTACG GTGCCGTGGAGTCTGAACTGTTGCACACTTACATCCGCGTGGACCCCCTGGACGTGCTGATTCTTTGTGTGCGCTTGGCTGTGCTTGTGGCTGTCACGCTGACTGTGCCTGTGGTTCTCTTCCCG ATCCGCCGAGCCATACTCCAGATCTTGTGCCCCGACAAGCCTTTCCACTGGGCCAGGCACATCGCCATCGCATTGTTCCTCCTCATTTTGGTCAACCTGCTCGTCATCTTTGTCCCCTCTATCCGTGACATCTTCGGACTCATCG GAGCCACGTCGGCCCCCAGCCTCATCTTCATCCTGCCTGGAATCTTCTACATACGAATCGTTCCCGCAGAGCAAGAACCTTTTCTGTCCAGGCCCAAAATTCAG GCTGCATGCTTTGCTGCGCTGGGTTTCATCTTCATGGTTGTGAGTTTGTCATTTATCTGCATCGACTGGGTGAGCGGAGAGAAAAGAAGCGGCGGCGGACACTAG